The Methanolacinia petrolearia DSM 11571 genome has a segment encoding these proteins:
- a CDS encoding PD-(D/E)XK motif protein has protein sequence MTVEQFSKIWEQLEKNSQYTDNEGILSIRIFPESIFDFFLGVQHPKKERIFMLRIKKENIINQYSLPRSKGFDIKQVILPEDQGQFATIQLVLNDFRYQEIFTRVTEDIADHSSTKSSEKEMLNALFSRLAMWQQFLDRYGAEGLSPNAQTGLFGELKFLKDYLLPAVGSIKAVSAWTGPNKKQQDFQISNIAIEIKTSTAKQHQKVTIANEQQLDDTGLRALYMYHLSIREIQNSGITLPEIIDKLRSEISEDSKALSLFENFLIQAGYLNEQREKYETTGYIDRKEQIFHIRDNFPRITERDLIEGVGDVQYSVNISTCIPFNIDEITFREELERCRND, from the coding sequence TTGACAGTTGAACAATTCAGTAAAATATGGGAGCAACTGGAAAAAAACTCCCAATATACTGATAATGAAGGTATCCTTTCAATAAGGATATTCCCGGAATCCATTTTTGATTTTTTTCTTGGCGTGCAGCACCCTAAGAAAGAACGGATTTTTATGCTTCGTATAAAAAAGGAGAACATAATTAATCAGTATTCGCTACCTCGTTCAAAGGGATTTGATATTAAACAGGTAATTCTTCCTGAGGATCAGGGACAGTTCGCTACAATTCAGCTCGTTCTTAATGATTTTAGATATCAGGAGATTTTTACACGAGTGACTGAAGATATTGCAGATCATAGTTCCACTAAATCTTCTGAAAAAGAAATGCTTAATGCCCTTTTCAGCCGTCTGGCGATGTGGCAGCAGTTTCTTGACCGGTATGGAGCAGAGGGCCTTAGTCCTAATGCACAAACCGGCCTTTTTGGAGAACTTAAATTTCTCAAAGATTATCTTTTACCTGCAGTAGGTTCTATAAAGGCCGTATCTGCCTGGACAGGACCAAATAAAAAACAACAGGATTTCCAGATCTCAAATATTGCAATCGAAATAAAAACGAGCACTGCAAAACAACATCAGAAAGTTACAATTGCAAATGAACAACAACTTGATGATACTGGCCTAAGAGCACTTTATATGTATCATCTTTCAATCAGAGAAATACAAAATAGTGGTATAACATTACCTGAGATTATCGATAAATTAAGATCTGAAATATCTGAAGATTCCAAAGCGTTGTCATTATTTGAGAATTTTCTTATTCAGGCAGGATATCTGAATGAACAGCGTGAAAAATATGAAACTACAGGTTACATAGACAGAAAAGAACAGATATTCCATATCAGGGATAATTTTCCCCGCATTACAGAAAGAGATCTTATTGAAGGAGTTGGAGACGTTCAATACTCTGTTAACATTTCTACCTGTATTCCATTTAATATAGATGAAATTACATTCCGGGAAGAACTTGAGAGGTGTAGAAATGACTGA
- a CDS encoding AIPR family protein, whose product MTDTDLEQFAEMFHQDIIAGIRDSESELFSEEQFTNLMMEYLADAGEIDDHEICFHQARGIKVNGYSFFNDNEALDLFVSNYTGDNPPVRVTKTDLNLQLKRLRNFFDKAIKREYLSFEESSPAFDLADRIYQLRNKLNLIRLFVLSDGIANIEEVPDDVCGPYLISSHIWDIERLHRLVSSEQKQEPVVIDLISEFNEPLPCLSMPEENSVYSTYLSIMPANMLADLYGKFGPRLLERNVRAYLQMRGNVNKGIRDTIINQSHMFLAYNNGISATADAIDLIEGNNGIPCISKIRDFQIVNGGQTTASIYHTRSKEKKDISGAFIQVKLTVLKNPEDADIIVPKISEYANSQNKINAADFTSNDPFHIAIQKLSRQIWAPAKRGNQRETHWYYERARGQYQDEKARKLTPKQRRVFGEQNPTGQRFTKTDLAKFEQSWDQLPYIVSLGAEKNYRDFIIRYRENGEFTPDAGYFHLLIAKAILFKRTDKIVLSQKYGGYKANNVTYTVALLSKLTEKRIDLEHIWKEQKLSQALDNVITKISGIVQAHITSPPGGKNITEWCKKKDCWDSLLKKNISITDELKNELVDDDILKSRDVRARMEPERNEDENNENSYSEDGSDLLELENSINYQDLIRNLTPQKWLKIIRKANDTGIFSEDQIVLLRRMQKMAGRRIKPKDDQVQQTGKILQSLIDKIQEEDPEYHFT is encoded by the coding sequence ATGACTGACACTGATCTTGAACAATTTGCAGAAATGTTTCATCAGGATATTATTGCCGGAATAAGGGATTCTGAATCAGAGTTATTTTCTGAAGAGCAGTTCACCAATCTGATGATGGAGTACCTTGCCGATGCCGGAGAGATCGATGACCATGAAATTTGTTTTCATCAGGCAAGAGGAATAAAAGTTAATGGCTATTCTTTTTTCAATGATAACGAGGCACTGGACCTTTTTGTATCTAATTATACCGGCGATAATCCACCAGTACGTGTAACAAAAACTGATCTCAATCTACAATTAAAACGCCTCAGAAATTTTTTTGATAAAGCAATCAAGAGGGAATATCTAAGTTTTGAAGAATCATCACCAGCTTTTGACCTTGCTGATCGCATATACCAGCTTCGGAACAAACTAAATCTTATCCGTTTATTTGTTCTGAGCGATGGAATTGCAAATATCGAAGAAGTTCCTGATGATGTTTGCGGACCCTATCTTATTTCCAGCCATATCTGGGACATAGAAAGATTACACCGCCTTGTAAGCTCCGAACAAAAACAGGAACCTGTAGTAATCGATCTGATTAGCGAATTCAATGAACCACTTCCCTGTCTTTCTATGCCGGAAGAGAATTCAGTATACTCTACTTATCTTTCCATAATGCCCGCAAATATGCTCGCAGATCTATACGGTAAATTTGGTCCACGGCTTCTCGAAAGAAACGTTCGTGCTTATTTACAGATGAGAGGGAACGTAAACAAAGGAATTCGTGATACAATTATAAACCAGTCTCATATGTTTCTGGCATATAATAACGGGATTTCTGCAACAGCAGACGCAATTGATTTAATTGAGGGCAATAATGGAATTCCTTGTATCAGTAAAATTCGTGATTTTCAGATAGTAAATGGAGGCCAGACCACTGCTTCAATATATCATACACGTTCCAAAGAAAAGAAAGATATATCCGGGGCTTTTATACAGGTAAAACTTACAGTTTTAAAAAACCCTGAAGACGCAGATATCATTGTTCCTAAGATATCTGAATATGCAAACAGCCAGAATAAAATAAACGCTGCAGATTTTACATCAAATGATCCTTTCCATATCGCAATTCAGAAATTATCCCGGCAGATTTGGGCACCGGCGAAGAGAGGAAATCAGCGGGAAACTCATTGGTACTATGAACGTGCCAGAGGGCAATATCAGGATGAAAAAGCACGAAAGCTTACCCCTAAACAAAGAAGAGTATTTGGAGAACAAAATCCTACCGGGCAGCGATTCACTAAAACAGACCTTGCCAAATTTGAACAGTCGTGGGATCAATTGCCCTATATTGTTAGTCTAGGAGCGGAGAAAAATTACAGAGATTTCATTATAAGATATAGAGAGAACGGAGAATTCACCCCGGATGCCGGCTACTTCCACCTTTTAATCGCAAAGGCCATCCTATTCAAAAGAACAGACAAAATTGTCCTTAGCCAAAAATACGGAGGATATAAAGCTAATAATGTAACATATACAGTTGCTCTTCTCTCAAAACTTACAGAAAAACGAATTGACCTTGAGCATATTTGGAAAGAACAGAAACTTTCACAGGCTCTTGATAATGTCATTACCAAAATCTCAGGAATTGTTCAGGCGCATATTACTTCACCACCAGGAGGAAAAAACATCACTGAATGGTGTAAAAAGAAAGACTGCTGGGATTCATTATTAAAGAAGAATATTTCAATAACGGATGAACTGAAGAATGAATTAGTGGATGATGATATTCTAAAGTCACGGGATGTAAGAGCTCGTATGGAACCTGAAAGAAATGAAGATGAAAATAATGAAAATAGTTATTCAGAGGATGGATCTGACCTCTTGGAATTAGAAAATTCAATTAATTATCAGGATCTTATAAGAAACCTCACTCCTCAAAAATGGCTGAAAATAATCAGGAAAGCAAACGACACAGGGATTTTTTCAGAGGATCAAATAGTTCTTCTCAGACGGATGCAAAAGATGGCAGGGAGAAGAATTAAGCCAAAAGATGATCAGGTTCAGCAAACTGGAAAAATATTGCAGAGTCTTATAGACAAAATTCAGGAGGAAGATCCTGAATATCATTTCACTTAA
- a CDS encoding very short patch repair endonuclease: MTDVLTPEQRKKNMSAIKGKNTKPEMKIRKMLWAEGVRGYRIHYDLPGKPDIVFPKKKIAIFIDGCYWHKCPECFIEPKTNTEFWMNKINGNVERDKKITKELEDSGWTVLRFWEHEVRREAEGVVLKIISILKSNGS; this comes from the coding sequence ATGACTGATGTCCTTACTCCCGAACAGCGGAAGAAGAATATGTCCGCAATAAAGGGCAAAAATACAAAACCGGAAATGAAGATCCGGAAAATGCTTTGGGCAGAGGGAGTGAGAGGTTACAGAATTCATTATGATCTTCCGGGGAAACCGGACATCGTGTTTCCTAAGAAAAAAATTGCAATTTTCATCGATGGCTGTTACTGGCACAAGTGTCCGGAATGTTTCATAGAACCAAAGACAAATACAGAATTCTGGATGAACAAGATCAACGGGAATGTTGAGAGAGATAAAAAAATCACGAAGGAACTTGAGGATTCGGGCTGGACTGTTTTAAGATTCTGGGAGCATGAAGTCAGGAGAGAAGCTGAAGGGGTTGTTTTAAAAATTATTTCAATTTTAAAATCAAATGGAAGTTAA
- the infB gene encoding translation initiation factor IF-2, with the protein MAKKKSQKKSNTGSASSSLRTPIACVLGHVDHGKTSLLDKIRGSSVVAKEEGAITQHIGATIIPLEAIEKMSGTEGKMHFDIPGLLFIDTPGHHAFTTLRARGGALADMAILVVDINEGFQPQTIEALHILKNFKTPFVVAATKIDRIHGWRVTENAPFLKCYKAQNERVQTDIENKTYEIVGKLSEEGINSERYDRIKDFSKNVAIVPVSGVTGEGVPDLLMVMIGLAQRYMTEGLSLSVEGPGIGTVLEVKEEKGLGTTLDVILYDGTLNVGDEIAVGGTNGVIETKVRSLLQPRPMQEILTEDKFERVKSVTAARGIKVAAPNLDDAVAGSPIKVIKGDRDEIVDSIIHEMEDIEVKLSDEGIYIKADTIGALEALSKELEGHNIPIMRAEVGPVSRHDIIEVGTVKNPLLSILLAFNTQLLPDAIDTLLDNSMKHVKVFQGGVIYHLIDDYLEWEENTRREIEKQTFEKLIMPAKIILLPDCIFRQSNPAVVGVRVLGGKLQSGINLVHLDGRKVGRIKQIKSGQDSISEAGEGKEVAISIEGPTVGRQIDVGDQLFVDIPENHVKVIEKEMLGRLDPGMKEVLEEFTSMKRKDEPFWGK; encoded by the coding sequence ATGGCAAAGAAAAAGAGTCAGAAGAAATCCAACACAGGTTCCGCATCCTCCTCGCTCAGAACGCCAATCGCATGCGTACTCGGGCATGTAGACCACGGCAAAACCTCCCTGCTCGACAAGATCAGGGGATCGTCGGTCGTGGCAAAGGAGGAGGGTGCAATCACACAGCATATCGGTGCGACAATAATACCCCTCGAAGCCATTGAAAAGATGAGCGGAACGGAAGGCAAAATGCACTTCGATATCCCCGGCCTCCTTTTTATCGACACTCCCGGCCACCACGCGTTCACCACCCTCAGGGCAAGGGGCGGAGCGCTGGCCGACATGGCAATCCTCGTCGTCGATATAAACGAAGGATTCCAGCCGCAGACGATCGAAGCGCTGCACATACTTAAAAACTTCAAGACCCCGTTCGTGGTCGCCGCAACAAAGATCGACAGGATCCACGGGTGGAGAGTAACCGAAAACGCCCCCTTCCTCAAGTGCTACAAGGCGCAGAACGAAAGGGTCCAGACCGATATCGAGAACAAGACCTACGAGATAGTCGGGAAACTCTCCGAAGAAGGCATCAACAGCGAGAGATACGACAGGATAAAGGATTTTTCCAAGAATGTCGCAATCGTTCCCGTAAGCGGAGTCACCGGCGAAGGCGTCCCCGATCTCCTCATGGTCATGATCGGGCTTGCACAGCGTTATATGACCGAAGGCCTCTCTTTATCGGTCGAAGGCCCCGGCATCGGAACAGTCCTCGAAGTAAAGGAAGAGAAAGGTCTCGGGACTACACTCGACGTTATCCTTTATGACGGAACACTCAATGTCGGCGACGAGATAGCGGTCGGCGGAACAAACGGCGTAATCGAGACCAAGGTCAGGTCCCTTCTCCAGCCCCGCCCGATGCAGGAGATCCTCACGGAAGACAAGTTCGAGAGGGTCAAGTCGGTAACAGCGGCAAGGGGAATCAAGGTCGCCGCACCAAATCTCGACGATGCAGTCGCAGGCTCGCCCATAAAAGTGATCAAAGGCGACAGAGACGAGATCGTCGACAGCATCATCCACGAGATGGAGGATATCGAGGTCAAACTCTCCGACGAAGGAATCTACATCAAGGCAGACACCATCGGTGCCCTCGAAGCACTCTCCAAGGAGCTTGAAGGGCATAACATCCCGATTATGCGTGCGGAGGTCGGACCTGTCAGCAGGCATGACATCATAGAGGTCGGCACGGTTAAAAACCCCCTGCTCTCGATCCTCCTCGCCTTCAACACACAGCTTCTTCCGGACGCCATAGACACACTGCTCGACAACTCGATGAAGCACGTGAAGGTCTTCCAGGGCGGAGTCATATACCACCTCATCGACGACTATCTCGAATGGGAGGAGAACACCCGCCGCGAGATCGAAAAGCAGACATTTGAAAAGCTGATAATGCCTGCAAAGATCATCCTCCTCCCCGACTGCATATTCAGGCAGAGCAACCCGGCAGTTGTCGGCGTTCGCGTACTCGGCGGCAAACTCCAGAGCGGAATCAACCTGGTTCACCTCGACGGAAGAAAGGTCGGCAGGATCAAACAGATTAAGTCCGGGCAGGACAGCATATCCGAAGCAGGAGAAGGAAAAGAAGTGGCGATATCGATAGAAGGGCCAACAGTGGGAAGGCAGATCGATGTCGGCGACCAGCTCTTTGTCGACATTCCGGAAAACCACGTAAAGGTAATCGAAAAAGAGATGCTTGGACGGTTGGATCCCGGAATGAAAGAAGTTTTGGAGGAATTCACCTCCATGAAAAGAAAGGACGAACCCTTCTGGGGTAAGTAG
- a CDS encoding 30S ribosomal protein S6e — translation MADFKVVLSDPKNGMAYNIEATGGMAGSLMGKSVGDVIKGDLLGFEGYSIEITGATDRTGIPARKDLPGAGKRRLLLSESTGFHPTYDGQRMRKTIRASEITGDFVQINAKVVEYGAKALKSYFEPEEQPAEAAE, via the coding sequence ATGGCAGATTTCAAAGTAGTATTGTCCGACCCCAAAAACGGCATGGCTTACAATATCGAGGCTACCGGCGGGATGGCAGGATCATTAATGGGTAAGAGCGTTGGCGACGTAATAAAGGGAGACCTTCTCGGCTTCGAGGGCTACTCGATCGAGATCACCGGCGCAACAGACAGAACAGGAATTCCGGCAAGAAAGGATCTTCCCGGCGCAGGCAAAAGAAGACTCCTTCTCTCCGAGAGCACAGGGTTCCACCCAACATACGATGGTCAGCGCATGAGAAAGACCATCAGGGCATCCGAGATCACCGGCGACTTCGTCCAGATCAATGCAAAGGTCGTCGAATACGGTGCAAAGGCTCTCAAGTCATACTTCGAGCCCGAAGAACAGCCCGCAGAAGCTGCGGAGTGA
- a CDS encoding DUF2240 family protein, with translation MTLQMTIAAPFRNMGRNRLKKSEIVFYLAIDRHWMNREQAEKVISMADAEGLIRKEGDYFSIPEEFSKIDIPLGYKPSSEIFEKKDPVESLAAAIAEKNGIEINAVISEMNALMEDEFDGNLLPEAAIVILAREYGVGFEEYLDELKKSIGKID, from the coding sequence TTGACTCTTCAAATGACGATTGCCGCACCGTTCAGGAACATGGGCCGTAACCGTCTGAAGAAGTCCGAAATCGTTTTTTATCTCGCTATCGATCGCCACTGGATGAACCGCGAGCAGGCGGAGAAGGTGATCTCAATGGCGGATGCAGAGGGCCTGATCAGGAAGGAGGGGGACTATTTTTCGATACCCGAGGAGTTTTCAAAAATAGACATACCTCTCGGCTATAAACCGTCGTCTGAGATATTTGAAAAAAAGGACCCTGTCGAGTCTCTTGCCGCCGCCATTGCGGAAAAGAACGGGATCGAGATAAATGCGGTAATCTCGGAGATGAATGCACTCATGGAGGATGAATTCGACGGCAACCTCCTTCCCGAGGCTGCGATAGTCATACTTGCAAGAGAATACGGGGTCGGCTTTGAAGAATATCTCGATGAATTGAAGAAAAGTATTGGGAAAATAGATTAA
- a CDS encoding 30S ribosomal protein S8e has product MLWQGRSVRKVTGGRVRLVRGKRRIEVGRAPADTHIGEVRYKVIRTHGGNYKMRALRAQFASVSNPKTGETKKVMIETVVENPANPNYVRRNLLTKGAIIKTELGNARILSRPGQDGTINAVLTE; this is encoded by the coding sequence ATGCTTTGGCAAGGAAGATCCGTAAGGAAAGTAACAGGCGGTCGTGTCCGTCTCGTTCGTGGTAAGAGAAGAATTGAAGTAGGCAGGGCTCCGGCAGACACTCACATCGGCGAGGTTCGCTACAAGGTTATCAGGACCCATGGCGGAAACTACAAGATGAGGGCTCTTCGTGCACAGTTTGCAAGCGTGTCAAACCCGAAGACCGGTGAGACAAAGAAGGTTATGATCGAGACCGTGGTCGAGAACCCGGCAAACCCGAACTACGTTCGCCGTAATCTTTTAACCAAGGGCGCAATCATCAAGACAGAGCTTGGAAATGCAAGGATCCTGTCAAGGCCCGGCCAGGACGGCACAATTAATGCCGTTCTGACTGAATAA
- the hypB gene encoding hydrogenase nickel incorporation protein HypB, with amino-acid sequence MHHVDVSIEKDIFEANNRLAHKNHHLLKGHGIRGFDLLGAIGSGKTSLIERIVPELGKRGLKTGAIAGDVWGDDDFQRIVATGAKAVNANTGKECHLDAHIVEHALEHLPLDEIDILFIENVGNMVCPTDFALGAEKRIVVVSTTEGDDVVNKHPMMFRGCDIAVINKVDLAEYVGCNVERMVDDIAKYNPVMPVFKTNLKTGDGISELTEEILK; translated from the coding sequence ATGCATCACGTTGACGTGAGTATTGAAAAGGATATTTTTGAGGCAAACAACAGACTCGCACACAAAAACCACCATCTTTTAAAGGGTCATGGAATTCGCGGGTTTGACCTTCTTGGGGCGATCGGTTCGGGGAAAACCTCCCTTATCGAAAGAATTGTGCCCGAGCTCGGGAAGCGTGGGCTTAAAACAGGTGCGATTGCAGGAGATGTCTGGGGTGACGACGACTTCCAGAGAATCGTGGCGACCGGTGCAAAGGCTGTTAATGCTAATACGGGTAAGGAGTGCCATCTTGATGCCCATATCGTAGAGCATGCACTCGAGCATCTCCCCCTCGATGAGATTGACATCCTTTTTATTGAAAATGTCGGAAACATGGTGTGCCCAACCGATTTTGCCCTCGGTGCAGAGAAGCGTATAGTGGTTGTGAGCACGACAGAGGGCGACGATGTCGTCAACAAGCATCCTATGATGTTTCGCGGGTGCGATATCGCTGTAATCAACAAGGTGGATCTGGCGGAATACGTCGGATGCAATGTCGAGAGAATGGTCGATGACATCGCGAAATATAATCCTGTAATGCCTGTATTTAAGACAAATCTTAAGACAGGGGACGGGATTTCGGAACTCACCGAAGAGATCCTGAAATGA
- a CDS encoding signal recognition particle subunit SRP19/SEC65 family protein, with translation MEDERILYPCYFNKELKRSEGRRVPVSAGITKPDTQNIYKAAKKAGLSARTEESKHPAHWTEKGGRIIVSWKGSKEILIKKIAEKLSEGN, from the coding sequence ATGGAAGATGAACGAATCCTTTATCCCTGCTATTTCAATAAGGAACTGAAGAGAAGCGAAGGGAGGAGGGTGCCGGTATCCGCCGGAATAACCAAACCGGATACCCAGAACATCTATAAAGCAGCAAAAAAGGCGGGGCTTTCGGCAAGAACCGAGGAGAGCAAACATCCGGCCCACTGGACAGAAAAAGGCGGACGGATCATTGTATCCTGGAAAGGTTCAAAAGAAATACTGATAAAAAAAATAGCAGAGAAATTGTCGGAAGGTAACTGA
- a CDS encoding histidinol phosphate phosphatase domain-containing protein, whose amino-acid sequence MYDLHTHTIHSDGELLPTELIRRAAVLGYDIIGITDHADRSNISQIIKMTESIRSSAEEYGIRLVTGVEITHVPPREIPELARLAKEEGAEIVIVHGETVVEPVMKGTNSAACSCEYVDILAHPGLISEQDAELAKASGVFLEITSRGGHNRTNGHVYRIAERTGCRMVVDSDTHDPGDLMTEEARKAVALGAGMNRDTADKILSDYEVRDLLKR is encoded by the coding sequence ATGTACGATCTTCACACGCACACTATTCATTCTGACGGGGAGCTCCTTCCGACCGAACTTATCCGGAGGGCCGCTGTTTTGGGATACGATATCATAGGTATTACCGATCATGCCGACAGGTCGAACATTTCCCAGATCATAAAAATGACTGAATCGATCAGAAGCTCCGCAGAAGAGTACGGAATAAGGCTGGTCACAGGCGTGGAGATTACTCACGTCCCTCCGCGGGAGATTCCCGAACTTGCACGGCTTGCAAAGGAAGAAGGTGCGGAGATAGTGATTGTCCACGGCGAGACAGTAGTCGAACCTGTGATGAAAGGTACGAATTCAGCTGCATGCAGCTGTGAATACGTTGATATTCTTGCCCACCCCGGTCTGATCTCGGAGCAGGATGCAGAACTCGCGAAGGCCAGCGGGGTTTTTCTGGAGATAACTTCAAGGGGAGGGCACAACAGGACGAACGGCCATGTCTACAGGATCGCCGAAAGAACAGGATGCAGAATGGTAGTAGATTCGGACACCCACGATCCGGGAGATCTTATGACCGAAGAAGCGCGCAAAGCCGTAGCGCTGGGCGCAGGAATGAACAGGGACACTGCAGATAAGATTTTATCAGATTATGAAGTCAGAGATCTTCTGAAGAGATAA
- a CDS encoding H/ACA ribonucleoprotein complex subunit GAR1, with amino-acid sequence MSLLKLAGIVQFIINEHMIVAKCDAAQLPPLHANIIDRRNRKAGKLVEIFGNIKSPYAVIWCERSDNRTTGEKLYTK; translated from the coding sequence ATGAGCCTATTGAAATTAGCCGGAATTGTCCAGTTTATAATAAATGAGCATATGATCGTTGCAAAATGCGATGCGGCGCAACTGCCCCCCCTGCATGCAAACATCATAGACAGGCGGAACAGAAAAGCCGGAAAACTGGTTGAAATTTTTGGAAATATCAAATCACCGTATGCTGTAATATGGTGCGAAAGGTCGGATAACCGAACAACCGGAGAGAAACTTTACACGAAATAA
- a CDS encoding transcription initiation factor IIB, whose protein sequence is MQEIEKLKQLQSQREALKKRTSQVEKEQKKKEESSKTVCPECGSRQLIHDYERAELTCQNCGLVLEEEFIDRGPEWRAFDHDQRMKRSRVGAPMTFTIHDKGLSTMIDWRNRDSYGRAISSKNRAQLYRLRKWQRRIRVSNATERNLAFALSELDRMASALGLPRNVRETAAVVYRDAVDKNLIRGRSIEGVAAAALYAACRQCSVPRTLDEIAEVSRVSRKEIGRTYRFISRELGLKLLPTSPIDYVPRFCSGLNLKGEVQSRAVEILRQAGERELTSGRGPTGVAAAAIYISSILGGERRTQREVAEVAGVTEVTIRNRYKELAEKLDIEIIL, encoded by the coding sequence ATGCAGGAAATAGAGAAACTTAAACAACTTCAGAGCCAGAGAGAGGCTCTTAAAAAGCGTACATCGCAGGTAGAGAAAGAGCAGAAGAAAAAGGAGGAATCCTCAAAGACGGTCTGTCCCGAGTGTGGAAGCAGGCAGCTTATCCACGACTACGAGCGTGCGGAACTTACCTGCCAGAACTGTGGTCTCGTACTTGAAGAGGAGTTCATCGACAGGGGTCCCGAGTGGCGTGCATTCGACCACGACCAGCGCATGAAGCGTTCCCGTGTCGGTGCACCGATGACCTTCACGATCCACGACAAGGGTCTCTCGACTATGATCGACTGGAGAAACCGCGACTCGTACGGAAGAGCGATCTCCTCGAAGAACCGTGCACAGCTCTACAGGCTCCGCAAGTGGCAGAGAAGGATTCGTGTTTCGAACGCTACCGAAAGAAACCTTGCATTCGCACTCTCCGAACTCGACCGTATGGCATCGGCTCTCGGTCTTCCTAGAAATGTCCGTGAGACAGCAGCGGTCGTATACCGTGATGCGGTAGACAAGAACCTCATCCGCGGAAGAAGTATCGAAGGAGTAGCTGCAGCCGCACTCTATGCAGCCTGCCGCCAGTGCAGCGTCCCGAGAACACTCGACGAGATTGCCGAGGTATCCCGTGTATCGAGGAAAGAGATCGGAAGGACATACAGGTTCATATCGAGAGAGCTCGGATTGAAACTCCTGCCCACGTCCCCGATCGACTACGTCCCGCGCTTCTGCTCCGGATTAAACCTCAAAGGAGAGGTCCAGTCGAGGGCTGTTGAGATCCTTCGCCAGGCCGGAGAAAGAGAGCTTACAAGCGGCAGAGGGCCTACAGGAGTCGCAGCGGCCGCGATTTACATCTCCTCGATCCTTGGCGGCGAGCGCCGTACGCAGCGTGAAGTTGCAGAGGTCGCAGGTGTAACCGAGGTTACGATTAGGAACAGGTATAAAGAGCTGGCAGAGAAATTAGATATAGAGATTATTCTCTGA